In Eleutherodactylus coqui strain aEleCoq1 chromosome 11, aEleCoq1.hap1, whole genome shotgun sequence, a single window of DNA contains:
- the LOC136581753 gene encoding mucin-5AC-like, with the protein MGTNRRLLICLGSLLIFLTCIHAQGKKKVKENDWDSVEQQYGEMDVDGYQQEETEQTEADDEDMQQQQQTDEKSSRVNIIGSPAPVYRTMNPSHNKRVCSTFGHYNYKTFDGDIFHFPGHCNYHFVRHCKTTYEEFDVGIKREVKKNVPVISSINMKIGGVSIVLEEKRVTVDQVTVEELPHSAGSVQISKSGTYMIVDWTGLRLMWNEEDALSVELHEKYANQTCGLCGDYNGIPIYNEFIVNNAPLTNHQYGRLQKYHTPEEKTCEDMKEEEPKQCRMNKQLCTSVLTGAAMHSCNKLVEVQKYIELCEHDICECTGNRTGFCLCNIFNEYSRQCSHAGGKPKNWRTEKICPLKCSFNLKFKECGTACPDTCTNPDRSATCDDHCTDGCFCPEGMVFDDVSRTGCVPKEQCPCTHGKDVYPSGKGYSEKCQDCTCQAGKWNCVKKSCFGVCALEGNSHITTFDLTRYNFHGDCTYTLAKTCSSSEITILAEMQKCGQTDTETCLKSITISLNGGKEIINVKKCGGVYINSVYTQIPVSTATFTIFKPSSYYVIMQTKMGMQIAIQLTPSYQVYIYADPKHKDKLCGLCGNFNDIQADDFKSPAGVIEGTGSSFGNLWKTQPDCPSVKNNGEDPCNINGQNEQYASLHCALLLALDGPFARCHKYVDPKEYHKQCLYQVCNSEKNEDSLCTALSSYVSACSRQGIDLRGWRKNICHSYTTCKPGEAYSYTVSTCLPTCRSLSERDVTCDIDFEEVDGCICEDGTYRDDNGQCVLPAVCPCYHKGTAMSHNEVIHDNGKMCTCSNGKMDCVGVIPDMPKECEPPMIYFECKNTTAGTKGSECQKSCATFDTDCYSSGCVSGCVCPEGTVLDHVRKRCIKEEDCPCILNDDYYAPGETVPSKCNTCTCKNRKWECTTTTCLETCIVYGDGHYQTFDKRKYHFNGNCWYTLAQDYCSDDPLKGSFRIFTENVRCGSKGTTCSKGLKVFLGNYEMILGKDKFDVVKRDQGEYVPFKVRQMGLYMVIETAISLVVMWDRKTTIYVKIDPKFKGKLCGLCGNFDGDTSNDHITRSQSVVGDVVEFGNSWKASPKCPDAVEVKDTCGSNSYRKAWSQKQCNILASGVFASCHPVVDYKPFMEDCVSDACACDAGGDCDCFCTVVAAYAQACSEAGQCIKWRNPNMCPVFCDFYNEQGHCEWHYQSCGAPCMKTCRNPSGTCYNNFLGLEGCYPKCPEDKPYFDEESMHCVQKCNCYDEMSEEYKPGEKMPGPTRCSVCKCTDEGRVCSKAAVCCEYDGKEFLLGDMIYYTSDGIGGCMNAMCSENSTIVRKIGACPTTKAPSTQFNFTPTSSYEETTPTEPSTGQSTEQPATTSSPGIPTQSTGEPTSVPTATPTSCVEVYDCTWSQWYNSMSPNETGDFEKIEDMKKKGYEVCANPAQVECRAKDYPNTAVKDLNQQMTCNQREGLICLHENNPSKCNDYEMRAHRLMVKPHLLANQHLVFQELQLKVKPHLLANQHLVFQLLQLM; encoded by the exons ATGGGGACAAACAGGAGGCTCTTGATATGTTTAGGAAGCCTCCTGATATTTCTCACCTGTATCCATGCACAAG GTAAAAAGAAGGTTAAAG AAAATGATTGGGATTCTGTTGAACAACAATATGGCGAAATGGATGTAGACGGCTATCAGCAAG AAGAAACGGAACAGACTGAAGCTGACGATGAAGACatgcaacagcagcagcagacag ATGAAAAATCTTCGCGGGTCAACATCATCGGATCACCTGCTCCGGTCTACCGAA CTATGAATCCATCTCATAACAAGAGAGTTTGCAGCACTTTTGGCCACTATAACTACAAGACCTTTGATGGAGACATCTTCCATTTTCCTGGGCATTGTAATTATCATTTTGTTCGTCACTGCAAGACCACTTATGAGGAGTTTGATGTGGGAATCAAACGTGAGGTCAAGAAAAATGTTCCTGTTATCTCCAGCATTAACATGAAAATAGGTGGTGTTTCAATTGTTTTGGAAGAGAAACGTGTCACCGTGGACCAAGTGAC GGTGGAGGAACTTCCGCATAGTGCTGGTTCAGTCCAAATCTCAAAAAGTGGTACCTACATGATCGTTGACTGGACTGGCCTTCGCTTGATGTGGAATGAAGAAGACGCTCTTTCG GTGGAACTACATGAAAAATATGCCAACCAAACCTGTGGTCTTTGTGGTGACTACAACGGGATACCAATCTACAATGAGTTCATCGTCAACA ATGCTCCACTAACTAATCATCAGTATGGAAGACTTCAGAAGTACCATACACCAGAAGAAAAAACATGTGAAGACATGAAGGAAGAAGAGCCAAAACAATGTCGCATGAAT AAACAGCTGTGTACATCTGTCCTGACCGGAGCAGCTATGCACAGTTGCAATAAACTTGTGGAAGTTCAGAAGTACATTGAACTCTGTGAGCACGATATCTGCGAATGTACAGGAAATAGAACAGGGTTCTGTCTTTGCAACATCTTTAATGAGTATTCCAGACAGTGCAGCCACGCTGGTGGAAAACCGAAGAACTGGAGGACAGAAAAGATCTGCC CTCTGAAATGCTCATTTAATCTAAAATTTAAAGAGTGTGGCACTGCTTGTCCAGACACTTGTACCAACCCTGATCGTTCTGCGACTTGTGATGATCACTGCACGGATGGCTGCTTCTGCCCTGAGG GGATGGTGTTTGATGACGTCAGTAGAACAGGTTGTGTTCCAAAGGAGCAATGTCCCTGCACCCATGGCAAAGATGTGTACCCATCAGGAAAAGGATATTCAGAGAAATGCCAAGACTG CACATGTCAAGCAGGGAAATGGAACTGCGTTAAAAAGTCATGCTTCGGTGTTTGCGCCTTAGAAGGAAATTCTCACATCACCACCTTTGATCTTACCCGCTACAACTTCCATGGAGATTGTACCTACACATTAGCTAAG ACATGTAGCTCCAGCGAAATCACTATTTTGGCAGAAATGCAAAAATGTGGGCAAACAGATACAGAAACGTGCCTCAAGAGCATAACCATTAGCTTGAACGGTGGAAAGGAG AtcataaatgtgaaaaaatgcggCGGTGTATATATTAACTCTGTCTACACCCAAATTCCAGTATCAACAG CCACTTTTACCATCTTCAAGCCTTCAAGCTACTATGTAATTATGCAGACTAAAATGGGCATGCAGATTGCAATTCAATTGACGCCTTCATATCAAGTTTACATATATGCTGACCCAAAACATAAGGACAAACTTTGCG GTCTCTGTGGCAACTTCAATGACATTCAAGCCGAtgatttcaaatctcctgctggAGTTATAGAAGGAACTGGATCCTCATTTGGCAATTTGTGGAAGACTCAACCTGACTGTCCAAGTGTCAAAAACAATGGTGAAGATCCCTGCAACATCAATGGTCAGAATG AACAGTACGCATCCCTCCATTGTGCTCTGCTGCTGGCTCTCGATGGACCATTTGCCAGATGTCACAAATATGTTGATCCCAAAGAGTACCATAAG CAATGTTTGTATCAAGTCTGCAATTCTGAGAAAAATGAAGACAGCTTGTGCACTGCTCTTTCGAGTTATGTCAGTGCCTGCTCTAGACAAGGGATTGACTTACGCGGTTGGAGAAAAAATATTTGCC ATTCATACACAACCTGCAAGCCTGGTGAAGCCTACAGCTACACCGTCAGTACTTGTTTGCCTACCTGCCGTTCTCTTAGTGAAAGGGATGTTACTTGTGACATTGATTTTGAAGAGGTTGATGGTTGTATTTGTGAAGATGGAACCTACAGAGATGACAATGGACAGTGTGTTCTCCCTGCCGTCTGCCCTTGTTACCATAAGGGAACTGCAATGTCACATAATGAAGTCATTCATGATAATGGAAAGATGTG CACCTGCTCAAATGGAAAAATGGATTGTGTTGGAGTCATTCCTGACATGCCAAAAG AATGTGAACCTCCAATGATCTACTTTGAATGTAAGAATACCACTGCTGGAACTAAAGGCTCTGAGTGTCAGAAAAGCTGTGCCACCTTTGATACAGACTGT TATAGCTCTGGCTGTGTATCGGGCTGCGTATGTCCTGAGGGAACGGTACTTGATCATGTAAGAAAAAGGTGCATAAAAGAAGAAGATTGTCCTTGTATACTCAATGATGACTACTATGCCCCAGGAGAAACAGTTCCATCCAAATGCAACACTTG TACTTGTAAGAATAGAAAGTGGGAATGTACAACCACCACATGCCTGGAGACTTGTATTGTATATGGAGATGGACATTACCAAACTTTTGACAAAAGAAAATATCATTTTAATGGAAATTGCTGGTACACCTTGGCTCAG GATTATTGTTCTGATGATCCTTTGAAAGGTAGCTTCCGAATATTCACAGAAAATGTTCGTTGCGGTTCAAAAGGCACCACCTGTTCCAAAGGTTTGAAAGTGTTCCTCGGT AACTATGAGATGATACTTGGCAAAGACAAGTTTGATGTGGTTAAAAGAGATCAAGGAGAATATGTACCCTTCAAAGTTCGCCAGATGGGCCTCTATATGGTTATTGAGACAGCAATCAGTTTAGTTGTGATGTGGGATAGGAAAACCACCATATATGTTAAGATAGATCCAAAGTTTAAG ggaaaactCTGTGGTCTCTGTGGTAACTTTGATGGAGACACTTCCAATGACCACATCACCAGAAGTCAGTCTGTAGTGGGAGATGTTGTTGAGTTTGGAAACAGCTGGAAAGCTTCTCCGAAATGTCCCGATGCTGTGGAAGTTAAAGATACCTGTGGCTCTAATTCATATAGAAAAGCATGGTCCCAAAAACAATGTAATATCCTCGCTAGTGGGGTGTTTGCGTCCTGTCATCCTGTG GTGGACTACAAGCCCTTCATGGAAGATTGTGTAAGCGATGCTTGTGCTTGCGATGCTGGTGGAGACTGTGATTGCTTCTGTACTGTCGTAGCAGCTTATGCTCAGGCTTGCAGTGAGGCGGGGCAATGTATCAAATGGAGAAATCCAAATATGTGCC CTGTCTTTTGTGATTTCTACAATGAACAAGGCCATTGCGAATGGCATTACCAATCCTGTGGTGCTCCTTGTATGAAGACTTGTAGGAATCCATCCGGTACTTGCTATAACAATTTCCTGGGCTTAGAAG GGTGCTACCCCAAATGTCCTGAAGATAAACCATACTTCGATGAGGAGTCTATGCATTGTGTTCAAAAGTGCAACTGCTATGATGAAATGTCAGAAGAATATAAACCAGGAGAAAAAATGCCAGGTCCAACCAGATGTTCAGTTTG CAAATGCACGGATGAAGGAAGAGTATGTTCCAAAGCAGCAG TTTGTTGTGAATATGACGGCAAAGAATTTCTGCTCGGTGACATGATCTACTACACATCCGATGGAATTGGTGGCTGTATGAATGCTATGTGTTCAGAAAACTCAACAATAGTAAGGAAAATTGGTGCTTGCCCAACTACCAAAGCTCCAAGTACACAATTTAATTTTACTCCAACAAGTTCATATGAAGAAACAACACCAACTGAACCATCTACTGGTCAAAGCACAGAACAACCAGCAACAACTTCCAGTCCTGGAATTCCAACTCAATCCACTGGGGAACCGACATCAGTTCCAACAG CTACACCCACTTCTTGTGTTGAGGTCTATGATTGTACTTGGTCACAATGGTATAATTCAATGAGTCCTAATGAGACTGGAGATTTCGAAAAAATTGAGGATATGAAGAAGAAAGGTTACGAAGTGTGTGCAAATCCAGCACAGGTGGAGTGCAGAGCAAAAGATTACCCTAACACGGCAGTAAAAGATTTAAACCAGCAGATGACATGCAATCAAAGAGAGGGCCTTATTTGTCTGCATGAAAACAATCCATCCAAGTGCAATGATTATGAAATGAGG gcacatcgactgatggtcaaacctcacctcctggccaaccaacatctggtgttccaggaaCTTCAACTGaaggtcaaacctcacctcctggccaaccaacatctggtgttccagttACTCCAACTGATGTAA